GTCCGACTTCCTGAACGTACGGGTCGGTCGGCAGGTCGGCGATGTCGACGACGACCGCGTACGGAACGTCGTGGGCGGTCAGGTACTCCTCCCACTCCGCGGTGGTGCGGTTCGTGGAGTTGGCGAGCACCTTCTCCACCCCCGCGGTGAAAACCTCCCGGTCGATCACCGGGGAATCCCAGGCCGGATCGGCCGCGGCGTCTTCGAGGCCGGCCCCGATCAGCAGCGTGCGCACAGCGTCGTTGGTGTAGGGCACCGCGGCGATCGCGCCGCCGTCGGCCGTGCGCATGGCCGCGTGCGTGTCGCTGAGCGAAAGCGGGTTGCCGACGTCGCCGGCGGCCGGAATGAAGACGTCGCCCGCCAGGTGCTCGACGAGGTTGACCGCGATCATCGCGTCGGCCATCGCCAGTTCGACCTGCTGGCCCTTGCCGGTGCGCTGCTGGTCGAAGAGCGCGGCGAGCACGCCGTTCAGCAGGTACAGCGCGGCGGTCTTGTCGGCGATGAAGGTCGGGACGAACTGCAGCGTGCCGCCCGCCCGGTCCTGCAGGCTGACCAGGCCGGACGTGGCCTGGATGACCTCGTCGTAGGCGGGCCGGTTGGCGCGCGACGAGCCGGGCGCGAAGCCTTGCGCGTGGGCGTAGACGAGGCGGGGGAAGCGGTCGCGCAGCTGCTCGTAGCCGAGGCCGAGCCGGTCGAGTGCGGCGGCGCGCATGTTGGTGACGAGGACGTCGGCGTCGGCGAGCAGGGCGAAGAGGTCTTCGCGGCCGGCGGGGTCCTTGAGGTCGAGTTCGATGCTGCGTTTGTTCTGGTTGACCTGCATGTACAGCGGGGCCATCCCGGGCGTGCGGCCGGTGTTGGCCGGCGAATGCCGGGCGACGTCGCGCAGCGGTTCGACCCGGATCACGTCGGCGCCGAAGTCGCCGAGGATCTGCGTGGCGTACGGGCCCATCACCGCGGACGACAGGTCGAGCACCTTAACCCCGGAAAGCGGTCCGGTGGCATCCATCTTCGCGGTCCTCCCGTTGACGATCTTTGCTTCACCACTGACGCTAAGCGCTTGCTCACCAGAACGGAATGACCGAGTGCATCAGATCGGTATGACCACGCTGATAACACCGTGGGTACGCTGCTCAGCGTGGAGATTCACCACCTGCGGTACTTCCTCGCGGTCGCGCGCGAGCTGAACTTCACCCGTGCGGCGCGGTCGTTGAACATGTCCGTGCCGCCGCTCAGCCAGCGCATTCGCGACCTCGAACGCGAGCTGGGGGAACCGCTGTTCGACCGCTCCACCCACCACACCCGGTTGTCCGAGGCGGGCGAAGCACTGCTGCCGCTCGCCGAATCGGTCGTTTCGGGCTTCGATGCCATTCCGGCCCGGATGCGCACCCGCGACCAGCGCGCGGACGTCCGGCTCGCCATCCCCGACGTGCTCAACCCCGCGCACCGCCGCCAGCTCAGCGAATCGATCCGCGCGCTCGACGGCTCCTACCGGTTCACCCTGCGGCAGATGCCGTCGCTCGAGATGGAATCGGCCCTGCTCAGCAGCTCGATCGACCTCGCCGTGTCGCATCTGGGCACTTCCGACGACCGGCTGTCCACCATCGTCCTGTACCGCGAACCGCTCGGCGCCGTGGTGGACGCGTCGCGGTTCCCCGGCCGCACCTCGCTCACCCTGGCCGACCTGCGCGGATTCCAGTATCTGCAGGGGCCGCGGCATTGGGATCTCGGCTCCCGGCGCGCCGAGCAGCTCGCCGCCAAGGGCGTGCTGGTCGATCCGGAAGCGCAGTTCTCCGACGTCAGCGGACTGTTGATCTTCTTGCGCAGCACCAAAAGCTTCACCCTCGCACCGGTCGAATCCGCGACCGCGCTGGCACTGGACCCGAACGAATGCGCGGTCCTGCCGATCGACGATCTGGTCGCCACGCTGACCACGTTCCTGCTCCGGCGCACCGCCGACACCCGGCTGGATCCGGTGGTCGAGGTGCTGCGGCACGCCCGGGTGTCGTGAGTGTTGAGGCCGGTTAGAACCGGCATCGCCACTCACGACCCCTACACTCGCCGCAGTGGACCCCATCCACCGTCTTCCCTCAGCCCTGGCCCCCTTATGGCAAGCGGTGCACGCCAGGCTCTCGTCCGGGCTCCCCGTCAGCCGGGTCCGAGTCGGCCCGCTCGACACCGAACAGCAGACGGCTGTCGCCGATCTTCTCGGTCTGGCTCAGTTTCCCGGCCAGTACACCAGCATCACCCTGGCCCAGCTGGACGCCGCTCTTCGCGAGGTCGCCGGCGTCGACGCGCGCGAAGTCGTCACACGGCTGGTCGGGCCGGTCGGCAACCGCGCAGAGGATCGCCGGAAGGCCGCTGAAGCCCGCGCCAGTCTGTGGCACTG
The nucleotide sequence above comes from Amycolatopsis sp. AA4. Encoded proteins:
- a CDS encoding LysR family transcriptional regulator, with the translated sequence MEIHHLRYFLAVARELNFTRAARSLNMSVPPLSQRIRDLERELGEPLFDRSTHHTRLSEAGEALLPLAESVVSGFDAIPARMRTRDQRADVRLAIPDVLNPAHRRQLSESIRALDGSYRFTLRQMPSLEMESALLSSSIDLAVSHLGTSDDRLSTIVLYREPLGAVVDASRFPGRTSLTLADLRGFQYLQGPRHWDLGSRRAEQLAAKGVLVDPEAQFSDVSGLLIFLRSTKSFTLAPVESATALALDPNECAVLPIDDLVATLTTFLLRRTADTRLDPVVEVLRHARVS
- a CDS encoding CaiB/BaiF CoA-transferase family protein, encoding MDATGPLSGVKVLDLSSAVMGPYATQILGDFGADVIRVEPLRDVARHSPANTGRTPGMAPLYMQVNQNKRSIELDLKDPAGREDLFALLADADVLVTNMRAAALDRLGLGYEQLRDRFPRLVYAHAQGFAPGSSRANRPAYDEVIQATSGLVSLQDRAGGTLQFVPTFIADKTAALYLLNGVLAALFDQQRTGKGQQVELAMADAMIAVNLVEHLAGDVFIPAAGDVGNPLSLSDTHAAMRTADGGAIAAVPYTNDAVRTLLIGAGLEDAAADPAWDSPVIDREVFTAGVEKVLANSTNRTTAEWEEYLTAHDVPYAVVVDIADLPTDPYVQEVGLITEREHPTEGTIRVVESPLHFSRTPAGFRRHAERAGASTAEVVGAVRTTEGV